The following are from one region of the Rhipicephalus microplus isolate Deutch F79 chromosome 1, USDA_Rmic, whole genome shotgun sequence genome:
- the LOC119178774 gene encoding uncharacterized protein LOC119178774, with amino-acid sequence MPALQQDIRDTAVQFVKALECPICLEILRDPLSTSCHHRFCRLCLEQALQDNYKIPCPLCKAVVTKRSLTQSDLIVKLVDKVKQLVQAVKSDCGVEVTPRRGQLEPANAPLERHFVHSSAQKAATSCKNSLNLSSRATNKRAFVVHTDADIGAANKKPRSTATSVHDKPTLSKDSESHGSVSSRRSNKSLQETKENSSAETKQIYATRAKSSMVSASSTAENMSMASSRQELRSNSSEAPMEVEMQSYEASASRHLQDSSENHAEKVQDWLQKCDSVPQKNTPSGLERSEAQESCSGPAEKQLGSNRFFTSANQACIVSGKRNSVLDVSDTDPYKFIPSQKSLQAVRRGKRRLRGNGRAAGLGAKRLSRRKSDQQKSVCEFENLRDLYAEEKAQEEDDARELEIELFVTPGVRPCVEKKVINQRRSLTTTRRRSRKIKSNLQLKPLEEQVAELQKNISEAEGHELVIANALPGNMVSKRAERIRNTSALKDVSNLEAQAENKVQNVVISALSMSSSEEENLPQQLSSGVDKPMSCQREKTDAVLHSKTSAEPVKEKGIVDLCFDDEGGVGAAAEKCKGTPQQGVLGDVIPGGKFACNDAQENATLSRGSPADAPSDLGSKGAKPSDSTLEERCQENSQSEEQSCGHRPLSLKDFEGFFKKSSRKTFDINASTQDLESLGSGAVDTLELMTDVCNSLKQVQASEPDLAPVYEEPGSMMVPTNHGANHQVSVPHEGDTLLPCKTSRVDQYSPCSSDSIHKSKDHQHSPSTTSCPASTIVPAVEPAVKDGSCHTCHVTNANVACPACNAQLSLVCGDGVIKVVLKGQPQRPVLIETGMCTERPFTKVIICREATTQTESSDSKELEPGSCGDSCSNLPSPHLPVAAPDAVQAQTAMIDSGASDKVLNGQTKYSHTANTSIYIDTSSACGGLQGEPVTHGHAKLAKPTVENAVLKRREEILDLDYINEKLRSTEVLCENTEDQGVLPSRPNLFRASQFGLRTIVEDTEEMDTTPPIKSKEIDTLQSSPLQHEDSASKCDGVEKREIQSEAQCSAETSLLQSQNEVFLRREGTKLSDLGSKCPESSPTSCHTKRVLPQYKQSTGFSSQADQMETYSNDRDPCSREACFQSQKGRQHSMQEERDDPNTPPKENTCHHLAEAPASHLPDVTNATLPGATCDQDMSSSVTPSFATANDESEVQKASSPHAHINRSPEKVATSDKPEAVSPNQDGSHTSAESSPWSSPILIRRVAPRSAQNKAKKALMSSDTTSRGDDTDSCEVIEAPSKAGLGRKSSRQILPSVAADSDSDSDPVTESEAQELLRHAVLEGDSEEAAVIFAKRAVAPLEACKKPRVPQLQASKRSVWSPEKCHSTLRPTQKVGTSSQGKHHSLWKKHDSSVNDGDNSENTGGRSLATTLSSTLSEGLDRTLKEKMLEQDIADMKKQMMMLENELQKTTAGKGRNDNPNNDSAANNTVVAMNGKDDNWDWDDSDGPDEVVDFVPPTPPRKSRSSGDESYCSTTK; translated from the exons ATGCCTGCATTACAGCAAGACATTAGGGATACGGCGGTTCAGTTCGTAAAAGCTCTGGAGTGCCCTATTTG CCTGGAAATTTTACGAGATCCATTATCAACCAGTTGTCATCATCGATTCTGCAG ATTATGTCTGGAACAGGCCCTCCAGGACAACTACAAGATTCCATGTCCACTTTGCAAGGCAGTGGTCACAAAGAG GTCCCTCACTCAGAGTGACCTCATAGTGAAGCTGGTGGATAAGGTGAAGCAGCTGGTGCAGGCTGTGAAGAGTGACTGTGGTGTGGAAG TCACACCACGAAGGGGCCAGTTAGAGCCAGCAAATGCACCTCTGGAGCGTCACTTCGTCCACTCATCTGCTCAGAAAGCGGCAACATCGTGCAAGAATTCCCTGAATTTA AGCTCACGTGCAACGAACAAAAGGGCATTTGTTGTGCACACTG ATGCTGACATTGGTGCTGCCAACAAAAAGCCAAGATCTACTGCAACTTCTGT GCATGACAAGCCAACACTATCCAAGGACAGCGAGTCCCACGGAAGTGTTAGCTCCAGAAGATCAAACAAGAGCCTACAAGAGACAAAGGAAAACAGCAGTGCCGAAACAAAGCAAATTTATGCAACACGCGCCAAGTCATCGATGGTTTCTGCCAGCAGTACTGCTGAAAATATGTCGATGGCTTCATCGAGACAGGAGCTTCGTTCAAACTCTTCGGAAGCTCCTATGGAGGTAGAAATGCAGTCTTATGAAGCGAGTGCTAGCAGACACTTGCAAGACAGCAGTGAAAATCACGCTGAAAAAGTGCAAGATTGGCTTCAAAAGTGTGACAGTGTTCCTCAAAAAAACACACCTTCAGGACTCGAAAGGTCTGAAGCGCAGGAGAGCTGCAGTGGCCCTGCTGAAAAACAACTTGGTTCGAACCGTTTCTTCACCTCAGCTAATCAAGCATGTATTGTTTCAGGGAAGAGAAATTCAGTACTTGATGTTTCAGACACTGATCCATACAAGTTCATCCCAAGCCAAAAGTCTCTGCAAGCTGTACGGCGTGGAAAAAGACGGCTCCGAGGGAATGGTCGAGCAGCAGGCCTAGGGGCTAAGCGACTGTCACGAAGAAAGTCCGACCAGCAGAAGTCTGTTTGCGAATTTGAGAACTTGAGAGACCTGTATGCAGAGGAGAAGGCTCAAGAAGAGGACGATGCCAGAGAGCTTGAGATAGAGCTATTTGTGACTCCTGGTGTCAGGCCTTGCGTAGAAAAAAAGGTGATCAATCAGAGAAGGTCCCTCACAACAACGAGGAGGCGGTCCCGGAAAATTAAGAGCAACTTGCAGCTTAAGCCACTTGAAGAGCAGGTAGCGGAACTGCAAAAAAATATTTCGGAAGCCGAGGGCCATGAGCTTGTTATCGCCAATGCTTTGCCAGGAAATATGGTGAGCAAGCGGGCTGAACGTATTAGAAACACTAGTGCTTTGAAGGATGTTTCGAACCTGGAAGCCCAGGCAGAAAATAAGGTGCAAAATGTTGTCATATCAGCTTTGTCCATGTCGTCAAGTGAAGAAGAAAACCTACCTCAGCAACTTTCTTCTGGGGTTGACAAGCCAATGTCCTGCCAGCGAGAGAAAACCGACGCAGTACTGCACTCAAAAACAAGTGCCGAACCAGTGAAAGAAAAGGGAATTGTTGACCTGTGTTTTGATGACGAAGGAGGGGTGGGCGCAGCTGCTGAGAAATGCAAGGGTACCCCGCAACAAGGTGTACTTGGCGATGTGATACCTGGCGGGAAGTTTGCCTGCAATGATGCACAAGAAAATGCAACCCTCTCACGTGGATCCCCTGCTGATGCTCCAAGCGATTTGGGATCCAAAGGTGCCAAACCGAGCGATAGTACTCTGGAAGAACGATGCCAGGAGAACAGTCAGTCAGAGGAGCAGAGTTGTGGTCATCGTCCACTATCTCTGAAGGACTTCGAAGGATTCTTCAAGAAGTCAAGCAGAAAAACATTTGACATCAATGCCAGCACACAGGACTTGGAATCGCTTGGTAGCGGTGCGGTGGACACCCTTGAGTTGATGACAGACGTCTGCAATAGCCTGAAGCAGGTTCAAGCCAGTGAACCAGATCTAGCCCCAGTGTATGAGGAGCCAGGATCTATGATGGTGCCCACCAACCATGGAGCTAACCACCAGGTCAGTGTACCACATGAAGGGGATACGTTACTACCTTGCAAAACTAGCAGAGTAGACCAGTACTCCCCCTGTTCCAGTGACAGCATACACAAAAGCAAAGATCATCAGCATTCACCTTCAACCACCAGTTGTCCTGCCTCAACAATTGTTCCTGCAGTTGAACCAGCTGTCAAGGATGGTAGCTGTCATACCTGTCACGTGACCAATGCCAATGTAGCTTGTCCAGCTTGTAACGCACAACTCTCTTTGGTGTGTGGGGATGGCGTCATCAAAGTGGTACTGAAAGGACAGCCACAACGGCCAGTCCTCATAGAAACTGGAATGTGCACCGAAAGGCCTTTCACCAAGGTCATCATTTGCAGGGAGGCTACAACTCAGACGGAAAGTTCAGATTCCAAGGAGCTTGAGCCTGGAAGCTGTGGTGACAGTTGTTCAAACTTACCATCACCTCACCTGCCAGTGGCAGCTCCTGATGCTGTACAAGCGCAAACTGCAATGATTGACAGTGGTGCTAGCGACAAAGTGCTCAACGGACAGACAAAGTATAGCCACACTGCAAACACTTCCATCTACATTGATACCAGTTCTGCCTGTGGTGGCCTTCAAGGAGAACCGGTCACACATGGTCATGCAAAACTTGCAAAACCAACAGTTGAAAATGCTGTACTGAAAAGGAGAGAGGAAATTTTGGACTTGGACTACATTAATGAGAAGCTACGAAGCACAGAAGTATTGTGTGAAAATACAGAAGACCAGGGAGTCTTGCCAAGCCGACCGAACCTCTTTCGTGCATCACAATTCGGGCTCAGGACAATTGTCGAAGATACTGAAGAGATGGACACCACCCCGCCAATTAAGTCAAAAGAAATTGACACATTGCAAAGTAGCCCTCTGCAGCACGAAGATAGTGCATCCAAGTGTGATGGGGTTGAAAAGCGGGAAATTCAGAGCGAGGCCCAGTGTTCCGCAGAGACATCCTTGTTACAGAGCCAGAATGAGGTGTTTTTGAGGCGAGAGGGCACAAAACTTTCCGATCTTGGAAGCAAGTGTCCAGAAAGCAGTCCCACGTCATGCCACACGAAAAGAGTGCTACCTCAATACAAACAGAGTACAGGCTTCAGTTCCCAGGCAGATCAAATGGAGACGTACAGTAATGACAGGGACCCTTGTAGTCGAGAAGCATGCTTTCAATCACAAAAGGGTAGACAGCACAGCATGCAAGAGGAGCGTGATGACCCGAACACTCCACCAAAGGAAAATACCTGTCACCATCTTGCCGAGGCACCTGCCTCGCATTTGCCTGATGTCACTAACGCTACATTGCCAGGAGCAACGTGTGACCAAGACATGAGTAGTTCTGTCACGCCTTCATTTGCAACAGCCAACGATGAATCCGAAGTTCAGAAGGCTTCCTCGCCTCATGCCCACATCAACCGTTCCCCAGAAAAAGTTGCTACCAGTGACAAGCCAGAGGCAGTCAGTCCAAACCAAGACGGCAGCCacacctcggcagagtcttcgCCCTGGTCTTCTCCAATCCTGATTAGAAGGGTAGCTCCGCGTAGTGCACAAAACAAGGCTAAGAAGGCCTTGATGTCTAGTGACACAACATCTCGAGGAGATGATACAGACTCGTGTGAAGTCATTGAGGCGCCTTCCAAAGCTGGTTTGGGGCGTAAGTCTTCCAGGCAGATTCTGCCCAGTGTGGCCGCGgacagtgacagcgacagtgatcCTGTGACAGAATCAGAGGCCCAAGAGCTCCTGAGGCATGCAGTGCTGGAAGGTGACAGTGAGGAAGCTGCTGTCATTTTCGCCAAGCGAGCTGTTGCTCCCCTTGAAGCATGTAAAAAGCCACGTGTGCCGCAGCTACAAGCATCGAAGAGGTCTGTCTGGTCTCCAGAGAAGTGCCACAGCACTCTGCGACCCACCCAAAAAGTGGGAACATCTTCCCAAG